In Paenibacillus sp. BIC5C1, a genomic segment contains:
- a CDS encoding YheC/YheD family protein, whose amino-acid sequence MLQETIGIMFDSRMYRGIPAGRTGQESLANVEQAAACYGLTPCFLRLEDVDADTKTCIAYVKKDGIYVRQRMPLPSVIHNRALQLRRSEQHQVTKLLLQGIQVYNVRNRYRKDHIHEMLYQDPALRQHLPRAVKATPESLAYMMEHYDDLVIKPCSGSIGHGIMRIFQKDGQWKLTCETRTSRKGWATFRLNKGQLPSATLRRIFRHAYLIEERIPLVRFEGRPVDLRVSVQRGSDGLWGITGIFAKVAPAHTFVTNIAQGSKVMTLAEALDLETNDWHALELEARIRSVGLRIARTLASSLPHLADLGLDLGITENGKIYFIECNGRDQRYGFRKAGMTETWKASYRQPMAYGRLLLEQNSRIPRQPQTYDRGLY is encoded by the coding sequence ATGCTACAAGAAACGATCGGTATTATGTTCGATTCACGCATGTACCGGGGGATACCAGCTGGAAGAACGGGTCAGGAATCACTCGCGAATGTTGAACAGGCAGCGGCCTGTTATGGATTAACACCTTGTTTTTTGCGGCTGGAAGACGTGGATGCGGACACCAAAACCTGTATTGCTTATGTAAAAAAAGATGGCATATACGTTCGTCAAAGAATGCCCTTGCCCTCCGTTATTCATAACCGGGCACTCCAGCTTCGCCGTTCGGAGCAGCATCAGGTGACCAAACTGCTGTTGCAGGGCATACAGGTATACAATGTCCGCAATCGATACCGCAAAGATCATATTCACGAGATGCTTTATCAGGACCCCGCTCTCAGGCAACATCTCCCCCGTGCGGTCAAAGCTACACCTGAGTCTTTGGCATATATGATGGAACATTACGATGATCTGGTGATCAAGCCATGCAGCGGAAGCATCGGTCACGGCATTATGCGTATATTCCAAAAGGATGGTCAATGGAAACTGACATGCGAGACAAGGACTTCACGCAAGGGATGGGCAACCTTTCGACTGAATAAGGGACAATTGCCATCAGCCACCCTGCGCCGTATTTTCCGACATGCCTATCTTATTGAAGAACGCATACCTCTGGTTCGCTTTGAAGGAAGACCTGTAGATCTGCGAGTATCCGTACAGCGTGGAAGTGACGGTTTGTGGGGGATCACGGGTATATTCGCTAAGGTGGCTCCGGCCCATACGTTTGTTACCAATATCGCCCAAGGCAGCAAAGTCATGACGCTGGCTGAAGCACTTGACTTGGAGACAAACGATTGGCATGCACTTGAACTGGAGGCCAGAATCCGGTCTGTCGGGCTCCGAATCGCCCGGACGCTAGCTTCAAGCCTGCCTCATCTTGCGGACCTCGGACTTGACCTGGGGATAACAGAGAACGGCAAGATTTATTTTATCGAATGCAACGGAAGGGATCAGCGCTATGGTTTCCGCAAGGCCGGGATGACAGAGACTTGGAAAGCCAGCTACCGGCAACCGATGGCTTACGGACGTCTGCTGCTGGAGCAGAATTCGCGCATACCGAGGCAACCCCAGACGTATGATCGCGGCCTATATTGA
- the asd gene encoding archaetidylserine decarboxylase (Phosphatidylserine decarboxylase is synthesized as a single chain precursor. Generation of the pyruvoyl active site from a Ser is coupled to cleavage of a Gly-Ser bond between the larger (beta) and smaller (alpha chains). It is an integral membrane protein.) — protein sequence MAKTLLRLMTELSSRKWISRTVGAFSKSRGSKAFIPYFVRTYDIPVQEAEKDWKEYRSLNDFFTRKLKPGMRPLELSEHALISPVDAKITAAGPVSAGTLLNVKGQNYTLAELLNHSPHLEKYKHGYAFVLYLSPRDYHRIHAPVSGRRIESEHIKGKVYPVNDFGLTHMKSVLSRNERLITYIAHDFGEVAVVKVGAMNVSSIQYAGADVSSWAQGDDLAYFEFGSTVVLLTQSGTFEPKPGLQPGDSVKMGELLGRLKPIH from the coding sequence ATGGCAAAAACGCTGTTGCGGTTAATGACCGAGCTTTCTTCTCGCAAATGGATCTCCCGGACTGTGGGAGCCTTCTCCAAGAGCCGGGGAAGCAAGGCATTTATCCCTTATTTTGTCCGGACCTACGACATCCCTGTTCAGGAAGCTGAGAAAGACTGGAAGGAATATCGTTCTTTGAATGATTTCTTTACACGTAAACTTAAACCGGGCATGCGCCCGCTTGAACTTTCAGAACATGCACTGATCAGTCCGGTAGATGCCAAAATCACGGCAGCCGGTCCTGTATCTGCTGGAACGCTCCTGAATGTTAAGGGACAAAATTATACACTTGCTGAATTATTAAACCACTCACCACATCTGGAGAAGTACAAGCACGGTTATGCTTTTGTCCTGTATCTCAGCCCACGCGACTATCACCGCATTCACGCTCCTGTTAGCGGTCGTCGCATTGAGAGTGAACATATTAAGGGCAAGGTTTATCCTGTAAATGATTTTGGTCTGACCCATATGAAATCAGTGCTGAGTCGCAACGAAAGGCTCATTACGTATATTGCTCATGACTTTGGAGAAGTGGCTGTCGTGAAAGTAGGCGCAATGAACGTGAGCAGCATACAGTACGCGGGTGCAGACGTAAGTTCATGGGCACAAGGCGATGACCTCGCCTATTTTGAATTCGGTTCCACCGTCGTACTGTTAACGCAGAGCGGCACATTCGAACCGAAACCGGGCTTGCAGCCTGGCGACTCCGTCAAAATGGGAGAATTGCTCGGTCGGTTAAAACCAATCCATTGA
- a CDS encoding helix-turn-helix domain-containing protein produces the protein MLQASPSSFVILPAVAKIVCEPGWKWQKREKPMQNYDLFYVWSGEGTVVLNDQSYEVGKGSCFLFRPGDHPTATHNKQKPLVLTYIHFDVDIPVNDVPQSYREVLETVEFEHLLARYVRLFLSDVYGRDEESRLILKQLMIHLLRADTEAPVEKKVSNQLSDVIQEVANYVRQHPGITHRVEDLAARAGLSPRYFSIKFKELIGSSVQSYIIRMRIERAEHLLVHTGMNVTEVADALGYRDIFFFSRQFKQYTGKSPSEIR, from the coding sequence ATGCTGCAGGCATCGCCGTCATCTTTTGTTATTTTGCCCGCCGTCGCCAAAATTGTCTGCGAACCGGGATGGAAGTGGCAGAAGCGGGAAAAACCGATGCAAAACTATGACTTATTTTATGTATGGAGTGGTGAAGGGACCGTTGTGCTGAATGACCAGTCGTATGAAGTTGGCAAGGGTAGTTGTTTTCTGTTCAGGCCAGGCGATCATCCTACCGCAACACATAACAAGCAAAAACCTTTGGTACTTACGTATATTCATTTTGATGTAGATATACCCGTTAATGATGTTCCCCAATCTTATCGTGAGGTACTGGAAACGGTGGAATTCGAGCATTTGCTGGCTCGGTATGTAAGACTGTTCCTATCCGATGTATATGGGCGGGATGAAGAGAGCCGGCTGATTCTGAAACAGCTGATGATTCATTTGCTGCGTGCAGATACAGAAGCTCCTGTGGAGAAAAAGGTGAGCAACCAGTTGTCTGATGTCATCCAGGAGGTTGCTAACTATGTTCGCCAGCATCCAGGGATTACACATCGCGTGGAAGACCTCGCTGCAAGGGCTGGATTATCACCTCGATACTTCTCGATTAAGTTCAAGGAATTAATTGGATCTTCCGTGCAATCCTATATCATTCGCATGCGCATTGAGCGGGCTGAACATCTGTTGGTGCACACTGGCATGAATGTGACCGAGGTGGCAGATGCCCTTGGGTACCGCGATATCTTTTTCTTCAGTCGTCAGTTCAAACAGTACACCGGCAAAAGTCCATCTGAGATTCGATAG
- a CDS encoding PLP-dependent aminotransferase family protein, whose protein sequence is MELWLPMDSYEVQHRYKYEALYHALRDAIHAGTLVGGTRLPSTRELARQYEMSRGSVAQVYDMLLADGYVRAHRGRGTFVSDTLTAQEHAEQEAIIQLSPWGERVSTLNIQNQKEKRSAFEREQQVINFHVQRMPAEHFPQAEWKSALAAVHRSGSHERSGAAGDPELREAIASHLRWTRGIQAEASQIVLFSGSMQGITLLAQLLIPEGTSVVLENPGYQGIAHAVKSCGGKIIPAEVDNGGIIPQSWEAKTLFVTPTRQFPTGAVLGLDRRRALLEWASGRNAVIIEDDYDSEFRWGGRPIEPLKVLDREQRVIYVGSFSQTMVASFRLGYAVLPPGLVQPLIAAKALYEPVPPALLEQRALAKFMTRGGYLRHLRRLTRLYGERHAFFVSEMKRELPEPFIMQAGDAGLHIYATWKGDIDSYERFKVLAQEEGVVFRDAVRYRLTPGHPAVCFGFAHLEKEEIQEGIRRMRLAWEKCTFSFR, encoded by the coding sequence ATGGAATTGTGGCTGCCTATGGATTCATACGAGGTTCAACACCGTTACAAGTACGAGGCATTGTACCATGCTTTACGTGATGCCATTCATGCAGGGACGCTGGTTGGAGGTACAAGGCTGCCTTCCACCCGAGAGCTGGCACGTCAATATGAAATGTCACGCGGCTCCGTGGCCCAGGTATACGACATGCTGCTCGCCGATGGTTATGTGCGGGCACATAGGGGAAGAGGAACTTTTGTTTCGGACACCTTAACAGCGCAGGAACATGCGGAACAGGAGGCAATCATTCAACTTTCCCCATGGGGAGAGCGGGTGAGTACGCTGAATATTCAGAATCAAAAGGAAAAACGGTCAGCCTTTGAAAGGGAGCAGCAGGTCATCAACTTCCATGTACAGCGTATGCCAGCCGAGCATTTCCCACAAGCGGAATGGAAAAGTGCGCTGGCCGCTGTTCATCGGAGCGGGTCTCATGAACGCAGTGGTGCTGCTGGAGACCCCGAACTGCGTGAGGCCATTGCATCACATCTGAGGTGGACACGGGGCATCCAGGCTGAGGCATCACAGATCGTGCTGTTTAGTGGTTCCATGCAGGGCATCACTTTGCTGGCACAGCTGCTTATCCCTGAGGGGACCTCTGTTGTATTGGAAAATCCGGGATATCAGGGAATTGCTCATGCCGTAAAGTCCTGTGGAGGAAAGATTATTCCAGCAGAAGTAGATAACGGGGGGATTATTCCGCAGTCCTGGGAAGCGAAGACGTTATTTGTGACACCAACCCGCCAGTTTCCTACAGGAGCAGTACTTGGTCTGGACAGACGGAGAGCCTTACTTGAATGGGCTTCGGGGCGAAATGCCGTCATTATTGAAGATGATTATGATAGTGAATTTCGCTGGGGAGGTAGGCCGATTGAACCGCTCAAAGTACTCGATCGTGAACAACGTGTCATCTATGTCGGATCGTTCTCACAAACGATGGTTGCATCCTTCCGGCTTGGTTACGCGGTTTTGCCACCTGGCCTGGTGCAACCACTGATCGCTGCAAAAGCACTGTACGAACCCGTACCTCCTGCTCTTCTGGAGCAGCGTGCACTTGCGAAGTTTATGACGCGAGGGGGGTATTTGCGCCATCTAAGAAGGTTAACCCGTCTCTATGGGGAACGGCATGCTTTTTTTGTCAGTGAGATGAAGCGGGAATTACCGGAACCTTTCATTATGCAGGCTGGGGATGCTGGATTGCATATTTATGCTACGTGGAAAGGGGATATCGACAGTTACGAGCGGTTCAAGGTACTGGCCCAGGAAGAAGGTGTCGTATTCCGCGATGCGGTGCGTTATCGGCTGACTCCTGGTCATCCGGCTGTGTGTTTTGGCTTTGCACATCTGGAGAAAGAGGAGATTCAAGAGGGGATAAGACGAATGCGGTTAGCATGGGAGAAGTGCACATTTTCGTTTCGGTGA
- a CDS encoding pyridoxamine 5'-phosphate oxidase family protein, giving the protein MRRKEFNVDEEQEIITFLDQCSFGFLGTVSPDGQPRVTPLNFVYMDGCFYFHGSLAGEKMKQIKQDSSVSFTVAEEFSLIPSYFSDPDLACPATSFFKSVMAFGQAEPIQDLDIKGKVLQRFMEKLQPQGGYIPIDAADPRYKGNLKAVAVVRIVPERISAKFKFGQNLSAERFDHISGELEQRNEGRDAETAEMMRKYCPFHQK; this is encoded by the coding sequence ATGAGAAGAAAAGAATTCAATGTAGATGAAGAGCAAGAAATAATAACATTTCTGGACCAATGCTCCTTTGGTTTTCTCGGGACGGTCAGTCCAGACGGGCAGCCACGGGTAACACCGCTAAACTTTGTATATATGGACGGTTGTTTTTATTTTCACGGCAGTCTTGCCGGGGAGAAGATGAAGCAGATCAAGCAGGATTCCTCCGTCAGTTTTACCGTAGCAGAAGAGTTTTCCTTGATTCCATCTTATTTCAGTGATCCCGATTTAGCTTGTCCGGCAACCTCTTTTTTCAAAAGTGTCATGGCATTCGGACAGGCAGAGCCGATTCAGGATCTGGACATCAAGGGCAAGGTTCTGCAACGCTTCATGGAGAAACTCCAACCGCAGGGAGGATATATCCCCATTGATGCAGCTGACCCCCGCTACAAGGGTAATCTCAAGGCCGTTGCTGTAGTCCGCATTGTTCCTGAACGGATCAGTGCCAAGTTCAAATTTGGACAGAACCTCTCGGCTGAACGGTTTGATCATATTAGTGGCGAACTGGAGCAGCGTAACGAAGGACGAGATGCGGAAACTGCCGAAATGATGCGGAAATATTGTCCTTTTCATCAAAAATAA
- a CDS encoding aminotransferase class I/II-fold pyridoxal phosphate-dependent enzyme — protein MNPLAEQLNESIQAGSSHVYSMLSQLGKEIYFPKEGILSQSAEAASLAKTYNATIGIALEGGVPMHLAVIQDKLSAYQPKDLYPYAPPAGKPELRTVWRDKMLKETPSLEGKTFGNPIVTNALTHGLSIVADLFAEEGDAVIYPDKNWENYELTFGIRRHGELVHYPLFDEQLNFNSAGLLEALLAQKDKGKAIVLLNFPNNPTGYTPGAEEADAIVDTIRQAAEAGVNVVAVTDDAYFGLFFEDSIHESLFGKLANLHPRVLTVKVDGATKEEFVWGFRVGFITYAHEDAAVLHALEQKTLGIIRATISSGPHPSQTFVLDALKAPEFEAQKLEKFEIMKGRANKVKSILDSGKYGEVWDYYPFNSGYFMCLKLKDVGAEQLRTHLLQKYGVGTIALGEADLRVAFSCIEESGLEDLFDTIYRGVLDLQTT, from the coding sequence ATGAATCCACTGGCTGAACAGTTGAACGAAAGTATTCAGGCAGGCAGCAGTCACGTCTACTCCATGCTGTCGCAGCTCGGCAAAGAAATCTATTTTCCAAAAGAAGGTATCTTGAGTCAGTCTGCTGAAGCAGCAAGTCTGGCCAAAACCTACAATGCTACGATTGGTATTGCTCTTGAGGGCGGTGTGCCGATGCACTTAGCTGTTATTCAAGATAAACTGTCCGCATACCAACCGAAGGATTTGTACCCTTACGCTCCGCCTGCAGGGAAGCCTGAGTTGCGGACCGTATGGAGAGACAAGATGCTGAAGGAAACACCTTCCCTTGAAGGTAAAACGTTTGGTAACCCCATTGTGACTAACGCATTAACTCATGGACTGAGTATTGTAGCCGACCTGTTCGCCGAAGAAGGGGACGCTGTTATATATCCGGATAAAAACTGGGAAAATTATGAGCTGACCTTTGGAATTCGTCGTCACGGCGAGTTAGTTCATTATCCGCTGTTCGATGAACAATTGAACTTCAACAGCGCTGGCCTACTCGAAGCGTTGCTGGCGCAGAAGGACAAAGGCAAAGCCATCGTGCTGCTTAACTTCCCGAACAACCCAACAGGTTATACGCCTGGAGCCGAAGAAGCAGACGCAATCGTGGATACGATCCGTCAAGCAGCTGAGGCTGGTGTGAATGTCGTTGCTGTGACAGATGATGCCTACTTTGGTCTCTTCTTCGAAGATTCCATTCACGAATCCCTGTTTGGCAAACTGGCGAACCTCCACCCACGTGTGTTAACTGTCAAAGTTGACGGTGCCACGAAGGAAGAATTTGTATGGGGCTTCCGCGTTGGATTCATTACGTACGCCCATGAAGATGCTGCAGTTCTCCATGCTCTGGAGCAAAAAACACTCGGTATTATCCGGGCAACCATCTCCAGTGGTCCGCATCCTTCCCAAACTTTTGTGTTGGATGCGCTGAAAGCACCTGAGTTCGAAGCACAGAAGCTGGAGAAGTTTGAAATCATGAAAGGCCGCGCCAACAAAGTAAAATCCATTCTCGATAGCGGTAAATACGGTGAGGTATGGGATTACTATCCGTTCAACTCAGGTTACTTTATGTGTCTGAAGCTGAAGGATGTGGGCGCAGAGCAGCTCCGGACCCATTTGCTACAGAAATACGGCGTCGGTACCATCGCGCTGGGTGAGGCTGATCTTCGAGTTGCCTTCTCCTGTATTGAAGAATCCGGACTGGAAGATCTGTTCGATACGATCTATCGTGGCGTTTTGGATCTACAGACAACTTAA
- a CDS encoding YjcZ family sporulation protein, which yields MSGVVEETRGGYGCGGYGYGGFTNTGAILVLFILLVIITKSFLC from the coding sequence ATGTCTGGAGTAGTTGAAGAAACAAGAGGCGGGTATGGATGTGGCGGTTACGGTTACGGAGGATTTACAAATACAGGTGCTATTCTCGTTCTGTTCATCTTGCTCGTCATTATCACAAAATCGTTCCTCTGTTAG
- a CDS encoding ABC transporter permease, with translation MDLKQLWKQRRTGFWNGILPYLGYVIQSGVAMVFLFLVIAFSAWYTSFVQHIPAGFPIRWITLLLLAPLVLFSSYRTYLHPADIVFLRPQEYRMHEYLKNSFARGIIYKTLGMLLVFVTLWPLYVRADQDARPFGWFILLLLLWKGLSSYGAWQELRMVQIGAARGYRLLRWALAVLAIAAWLWQPPQRSIWFLLLLAVVYIVALRIPLKHRVSWERLIQVEQGQAGRVMRTLGWFVDVPSSGQKVSSRRWLSKWGSGLPWNAGKAYRYLITKTFIRTEVFSIVVRLVVLGMLLSWWTAGSYFGIGVYLFFLLLAGVQLGALRRSHSESFWIMIYPISGESRRSQVLGFISNLHALVALLMWLPMLAGGWSGLSMTIAALVLGVLVIYLMRRSQGNKWLKEEEDE, from the coding sequence ATGGATCTTAAGCAGCTATGGAAGCAAAGACGCACGGGATTCTGGAATGGAATTCTGCCTTATCTGGGTTATGTCATTCAGAGCGGCGTAGCCATGGTTTTCTTATTTCTCGTCATTGCGTTCTCCGCCTGGTATACATCGTTTGTACAGCACATTCCGGCGGGATTTCCGATTCGCTGGATTACGCTGCTGTTGCTGGCACCCCTGGTGCTGTTTAGCAGTTATCGTACATATCTGCATCCGGCAGACATCGTATTTTTACGTCCGCAGGAATATCGGATGCACGAATATCTGAAAAACAGCTTCGCTCGTGGCATTATCTATAAAACCTTGGGTATGCTGCTCGTATTTGTAACGTTGTGGCCGCTCTATGTTCGAGCAGATCAGGATGCAAGGCCATTTGGGTGGTTTATCCTGCTTCTCCTGTTATGGAAAGGGTTATCGAGCTATGGGGCTTGGCAAGAACTGCGCATGGTGCAAATCGGTGCCGCCAGAGGATATCGTTTGCTCCGATGGGCATTGGCTGTACTGGCGATTGCCGCCTGGCTGTGGCAGCCTCCACAACGAAGCATCTGGTTCCTGCTGCTGCTGGCTGTCGTTTACATCGTTGCCCTGCGTATCCCTCTGAAACATCGGGTTTCATGGGAACGTCTCATTCAGGTGGAGCAGGGCCAGGCTGGCCGAGTGATGCGTACGCTGGGTTGGTTTGTAGATGTGCCTTCATCAGGCCAAAAAGTAAGTTCTCGCCGCTGGCTCAGCAAATGGGGGAGTGGCCTCCCGTGGAATGCAGGGAAAGCCTATCGCTATCTGATCACCAAAACGTTCATCCGAACTGAAGTGTTCTCCATCGTTGTGCGTTTAGTTGTGCTGGGCATGCTGCTGTCCTGGTGGACGGCAGGCAGTTATTTTGGTATTGGTGTATACCTGTTCTTCCTGCTGCTTGCAGGTGTGCAACTGGGTGCGCTGCGACGCAGTCATAGTGAATCGTTCTGGATTATGATTTATCCCATCTCGGGAGAGAGTCGTCGTTCCCAGGTGCTGGGGTTCATCTCGAATCTGCATGCGCTGGTTGCCTTGCTTATGTGGCTGCCGATGTTGGCTGGAGGATGGAGTGGACTGAGCATGACCATAGCAGCACTGGTCCTTGGTGTGCTGGTCATCTACTTGATGCGACGTTCTCAGGGCAACAAGTGGTTGAAGGAAGAAGAGGATGAATGA
- a CDS encoding ABC transporter ATP-binding protein codes for MDNVQPPVLKINGLSGGYSAKRPVLHGIDLEVGRGEMVGLIGLNGAGKSTTMKHILGLMTPQQGEVRVMGKKRDEDPQVYQSAMAFVPESPELYDEMTVMEHLEFTARAYGVSEADFKKRTEKLLDLFRMNEKSTSLSTHLSKGMRQKVMIMCAFVAGPPLYIIDEPFLGLDPLGIRSLLDFMLEMKASGSSILLSSHILSTIENYCDRFIVLHRGQVIAHGTLNELRTQFGESNATLEHMFYSLVQGRD; via the coding sequence ATGGATAACGTTCAACCACCCGTATTGAAAATCAACGGGCTAAGCGGAGGATATAGTGCCAAACGGCCCGTCCTCCACGGCATCGATCTGGAAGTTGGACGCGGAGAAATGGTCGGACTGATCGGATTAAATGGTGCTGGCAAAAGTACTACGATGAAGCATATTTTAGGATTGATGACCCCTCAACAGGGAGAAGTGCGGGTCATGGGCAAGAAGCGGGACGAAGACCCACAGGTATATCAATCGGCCATGGCCTTTGTACCGGAATCTCCTGAGCTGTACGACGAGATGACAGTTATGGAGCATCTGGAGTTTACGGCCAGAGCATATGGTGTCTCTGAAGCTGATTTCAAAAAGCGTACGGAGAAACTGCTCGACTTGTTCCGCATGAATGAGAAAAGTACAAGTCTGTCGACCCACCTGTCCAAAGGTATGCGGCAAAAGGTCATGATCATGTGTGCTTTTGTGGCCGGCCCGCCACTCTATATCATTGATGAACCTTTCCTGGGACTTGACCCGCTCGGAATCCGCTCTTTGCTTGATTTTATGCTCGAAATGAAGGCTTCGGGATCATCGATTCTGCTCAGTTCACACATTCTGTCCACCATTGAAAATTACTGTGACCGTTTTATAGTCCTGCACCGAGGACAGGTCATTGCACATGGGACGCTGAATGAGCTGCGTACTCAATTCGGGGAATCGAATGCCACGTTGGAGCATATGTTCTATTCCCTTGTACAAGGCAGGGATTAA
- a CDS encoding DEAD/DEAH box helicase: MTNQTFASIGVEQDLEAVLARHGINEPSPVQAQTIPVILEGRDVVSKSQTGTGKTLAYLLPLLQSIKSDVKGTQKLIIAPTQELAMQIVREAQRYGEERKIGVLGLIGGAAVKRQIEKLREHPELVVGTPGRLKELITLKKLKMHNVSTIVIDEADQVFQLGGVSDVDFVLRSALRDRQLIFLSATIDEHTAGLAKREMKEPVQIGIEPDRATAAGLEHFYFVEENRNKIDMLRRLVRQYNPDRAIVFVNATEDIGEVEAKMNHLGFSAAALYGDADKVTRSNVLSAFRNGKLQLLIASEVAARGLDIEGLPMVINYDPAFDSEHYVHRAGRTGRMGRSGIVLSIVDETQIFIMRKFARELGIELPERVLFGGKVLEADPRPDTRPEGHSFSRKPGQSRDRKPGQANRNGGARTAASNQRPAGGKPAGNTGRTERDQDRKNKGAPKWSKGKESRSEE; encoded by the coding sequence ATGACGAATCAAACATTTGCTTCAATTGGCGTAGAACAGGATCTTGAGGCTGTACTCGCCAGACATGGCATCAACGAACCTTCACCGGTACAGGCACAGACAATCCCGGTTATTTTGGAAGGTCGCGATGTGGTTTCGAAATCTCAGACGGGAACAGGCAAGACGCTCGCTTATCTGCTTCCACTGCTGCAATCCATCAAAAGTGACGTAAAAGGGACACAGAAACTCATCATAGCTCCTACACAAGAGCTGGCGATGCAAATTGTCCGCGAGGCACAGCGTTATGGGGAAGAACGCAAAATTGGCGTTCTGGGGCTAATTGGAGGTGCAGCGGTAAAACGTCAGATCGAGAAGCTGCGTGAGCACCCGGAACTGGTTGTGGGAACGCCAGGACGACTGAAGGAACTGATTACGCTGAAAAAGCTGAAAATGCACAATGTCTCCACGATCGTTATTGACGAGGCAGACCAGGTATTCCAGCTCGGCGGGGTAAGTGATGTGGACTTCGTATTGCGCAGTGCGCTGCGCGACCGTCAGCTCATCTTCCTGTCAGCAACGATTGATGAACATACTGCTGGACTCGCGAAGCGGGAGATGAAAGAGCCGGTACAGATCGGAATTGAACCGGACCGGGCAACCGCTGCGGGACTTGAGCATTTTTATTTTGTGGAGGAAAACCGCAACAAAATTGATATGCTGCGCCGTCTGGTTAGACAGTATAACCCGGATCGCGCCATCGTCTTTGTGAATGCTACCGAAGATATTGGCGAGGTTGAAGCGAAAATGAATCATCTGGGCTTCTCCGCAGCTGCGTTGTATGGGGATGCTGACAAAGTGACCCGTAGCAACGTGCTCTCCGCTTTCCGTAATGGCAAACTGCAACTGTTGATCGCGAGCGAGGTTGCAGCCAGAGGACTGGATATTGAAGGTTTGCCGATGGTCATTAACTATGACCCTGCATTTGATTCGGAACACTATGTTCACCGTGCAGGAAGAACAGGTCGTATGGGTCGCAGTGGTATCGTGTTGTCAATCGTGGATGAAACGCAAATTTTCATTATGCGCAAGTTTGCGCGGGAACTTGGAATCGAATTGCCGGAACGTGTATTATTCGGAGGTAAAGTGCTGGAGGCTGATCCGCGTCCGGATACGCGGCCTGAAGGGCATTCTTTCTCTAGAAAACCAGGGCAGTCCCGGGATCGTAAACCTGGTCAGGCCAACCGCAATGGTGGTGCCAGAACAGCTGCCTCGAATCAACGTCCGGCGGGCGGCAAGCCGGCTGGTAATACAGGCAGAACAGAACGGGACCAGGATCGCAAGAACAAGGGCGCTCCCAAATGGAGCAAAGGTAAAGAATCACGCTCTGAAGAATAA
- a CDS encoding SDR family NAD(P)-dependent oxidoreductase translates to MLKDQVVFITGASSGIGALCAQMLIEEGAIPILAARSRDKLEEIGASLKGQHELLTLDVTNDEQVQIAVDAMLQKYGRIDILLNNAGYGKFAAMTDMSVQEFDEMMDVNYMGIVRCTKAVLPQMLQRGRGQIVNVASMAGKIGTAKSASYTATKHAVLGFSNALRQELRKTGVTVTTINPGPIDTPFFQRADPSGNYVNNVRWMMLKPEEVAGHMIRAMKKRKEEVNLPRLASAGVWLYQLFPRLADRLSHGVMNQK, encoded by the coding sequence ATGCTGAAAGATCAGGTTGTTTTTATCACAGGTGCGTCGAGCGGAATTGGTGCGCTCTGTGCGCAGATGCTGATAGAAGAAGGAGCCATACCGATTCTGGCTGCCCGCTCACGGGACAAGCTGGAAGAGATTGGTGCTTCGCTGAAAGGGCAACATGAACTGCTCACGTTAGATGTAACGAATGACGAGCAAGTTCAGATAGCCGTGGATGCGATGTTGCAGAAATACGGACGAATCGATATTTTGCTGAATAACGCTGGTTACGGAAAATTTGCGGCGATGACGGATATGTCTGTGCAGGAATTCGATGAGATGATGGACGTTAATTACATGGGCATTGTCCGCTGTACCAAGGCAGTGCTGCCGCAGATGTTACAACGAGGCAGAGGACAAATCGTGAATGTAGCTTCCATGGCTGGTAAGATCGGAACCGCCAAATCCGCTTCATATACGGCAACCAAACACGCCGTACTTGGCTTCAGCAATGCCCTGCGCCAGGAACTTCGCAAAACCGGAGTCACGGTAACGACCATTAATCCCGGACCCATCGATACACCGTTCTTTCAACGGGCAGACCCCTCCGGTAACTATGTTAATAACGTACGCTGGATGATGCTGAAGCCGGAAGAGGTTGCGGGGCATATGATCCGGGCGATGAAGAAGCGTAAGGAAGAAGTGAATCTGCCCAGACTGGCTTCGGCTGGAGTGTGGCTGTATCAGCTATTTCCGCGTCTCGCTGACAGGCTGTCGCACGGTGTAATGAATCAGAAGTAA